In one window of Alphaproteobacteria bacterium DNA:
- a CDS encoding DUF445 domain-containing protein, producing MNKNIITNISALSIILVSLIIPFFSYNMLMTGLFALSGSITNSLAIYMLFEKVPLLYGSGVIPARFSEFKLAIKNLIITEFFNQENIARFFQDNNKTAVKLNDNIDFERIFHELEEAILSSSLGSMINMMGGKEVLAPLKEPVINKLKDISAELLEEFQHNDEKSNISNIILEKVEQIIDKRLAELTPDMVKNIVQNIIKQHLGWLVVWGGVFGGLIGLIFSFIS from the coding sequence ATGAATAAAAATATTATTACTAATATCTCAGCTTTATCAATTATATTAGTTAGCCTAATTATCCCCTTTTTTTCTTACAATATGCTTATGACTGGTTTATTTGCTTTATCAGGTAGTATAACTAACTCATTGGCAATTTATATGCTATTTGAAAAAGTTCCTTTGCTTTACGGCTCTGGGGTAATACCAGCAAGATTTTCTGAATTTAAACTTGCTATAAAAAATTTAATTATTACAGAATTCTTCAACCAAGAAAATATTGCTAGATTTTTTCAAGATAACAATAAAACAGCCGTTAAATTAAATGATAATATTGACTTTGAACGTATTTTTCACGAGTTAGAAGAAGCTATATTAAGCTCATCATTAGGCAGTATGATAAATATGATGGGTGGCAAAGAAGTTCTAGCTCCTTTGAAGGAACCAGTGATCAATAAATTAAAAGACATATCAGCAGAATTACTCGAAGAATTTCAGCATAATGATGAGAAAAGCAATATATCAAATATTATATTAGAAAAAGTAGAACAAATTATAGATAAGAGACTTGCAGAATTAACACCTGATATGGTAAAAAACATTGTCCAAAATATTATCAAGCAGCATTTAGGCTGGCTGGTAGTTTGGGGGGGAGTTTTTGGCGGTCTAATTGGCTTAATCTTTAGCTTTATCAGTTAA